The Bos indicus x Bos taurus breed Angus x Brahman F1 hybrid chromosome 25, Bos_hybrid_MaternalHap_v2.0, whole genome shotgun sequence genome has a window encoding:
- the FOPNL gene encoding lisH domain-containing protein FOPNL, translating into MATVAELKAVLKDTLEKRGVLGHLKARIRAEVFNALDDESEPRPSLSHENFLINELIREYLEFNKYKYTASVLIAESGQPVVPLDRQFLIHELNAFEDSKDNTIPLLYGILAHFLHGTKDDNQNTFLKGSSLPPANPNLGRQPSGRKQMEEHLRQEQARGSNAENLPTSPTVKR; encoded by the exons TTTTAAAGGACACTTTGGAAAAAAGAGGAGTGTTAGGGCATTTAAAAGCAAGGATTCGTGCAGAAGTTTTCAATGCCCTTGATGATGAAAGTGAACCTCGGCCATCGTTGTCTCATGAAAACTTTCTAATTAATGAGCTTATTCGGGAGTATTTGGAGTTCAACAAATACAAGTATACAGCGTCGGTCCTCATAGCAG AATCTGGTCAACCTGTAGTTCCACTGGACAGACAGTTTCTCATCCATGAACTAAATGCATTTGAAGACTCAAAGGATAATACAAT ACCTCTTTTATATGGGATTTTAGCTCATTTCTTGCATGGAACTAAGGATGACAACCAAAATACATTTCTGAAAGGGTCTTCACTCCCGCCTGCAAACCCAAATCTTGGCAGACAACCTAGTGGAAGAAAGCAAATGG AAGAACACCTGCGGCAGGAGCAGGCGAGGGGCAGCAATGCTGAAAACCTGCCTACTTCACCCACGGTAAAGAGATGA